The Acidiferrobacteraceae bacterium genome includes a window with the following:
- the gspN gene encoding type II secretion system protein N, translating into MISIRHPRRWLIATGIVAYFISLLATLPAAWLAFAISRASANQVMLLQPRGSAWSGQAQLVLATPPATPVYIGAVRWSLSPWRTLTLSVHSRITLQRKHGLAQATVDLRRSGLTLTGVRADLDAATLASLVPAASFLGIGGRVIVHAPMLRLGPGNLGGNARVEWDEARISTLGSRPFGSYRARVTAEKDTLHLDLRSATGTLRILGTGSWAPFTTGQMVFQGTIESLDPTRIPSNALSVIGRDAGNGKRSIQFRQTRRLAWFGAQAPAVSVSATRPLH; encoded by the coding sequence CCGCCGCTGGCTGATTGCCACGGGGATCGTCGCCTACTTCATTTCCCTGCTGGCAACGCTTCCAGCCGCTTGGCTCGCGTTCGCGATCTCCCGCGCCAGCGCGAACCAGGTAATGCTGCTTCAGCCACGGGGGTCCGCATGGTCCGGCCAGGCCCAGTTGGTGCTGGCGACGCCCCCCGCCACGCCTGTGTATATCGGCGCCGTGCGGTGGTCCCTGAGCCCCTGGCGGACTCTCACGCTCTCCGTGCATTCGCGAATCACCCTGCAACGGAAACATGGCCTTGCACAGGCGACCGTCGATCTGCGCCGCAGTGGACTGACCCTGACCGGCGTGCGGGCCGATCTGGATGCCGCCACGCTCGCCTCTCTCGTACCCGCTGCATCCTTCCTGGGCATCGGCGGGCGCGTCATTGTCCACGCACCGATGCTTCGCCTCGGACCGGGCAATCTTGGAGGAAATGCGCGCGTGGAATGGGATGAGGCCAGAATTTCCACCCTGGGCTCCCGCCCCTTTGGCTCCTACCGCGCCAGGGTAACCGCGGAAAAGGACACACTGCACCTTGATCTACGGTCGGCCACGGGTACCCTTCGAATTCTGGGGACGGGAAGCTGGGCCCCGTTTACCACGGGCCAAATGGTATTTCAGGGAACCATCGAATCACTGGATCCGACTCGCATTCCCTCAAACGCACTGTCGGTGATCGGCCGCGACGCGGGAAACGGCAAGCGATCAATTCAATTTCGTCAGACGCGACGGCTGGCGTGGTTCGGCGCCCAGGCGCCGGCCGTATCGGTTTCCGCCACACGCCCCCTGCATTAG
- the rnhB gene encoding ribonuclease HII has translation MVDRPGDEMDDQEWLSSLHRSADDLLAGVDEAGRGPLAGPVVAAAVILDPRRPIEGLADSKKIAPKKRERIAGTIRERALAWSIAEASVEEIDRLNILRASLQAMVRAVRGLHRSPRIVLVDGNHIPDLEMETHAVVGGDDRFQAISAASILAKVERDRIMCELDVLYPNYGFARHKGYPTPVHLRALRQHGAAPVHRRSFAPVRRVLGR, from the coding sequence ATGGTCGATCGCCCGGGGGATGAGATGGACGATCAGGAATGGCTATCGTCCCTTCACCGTAGTGCCGACGACCTGCTGGCTGGCGTCGATGAGGCCGGTCGTGGTCCCCTGGCCGGGCCGGTGGTAGCCGCGGCGGTGATCCTGGACCCCCGCCGACCGATCGAGGGACTGGCGGATTCGAAGAAGATCGCCCCCAAAAAGCGGGAGCGGATCGCAGGCACGATACGCGAGCGGGCGCTGGCATGGTCCATCGCCGAGGCCTCGGTCGAGGAGATTGATCGATTGAATATTCTGCGCGCCTCCCTACAGGCGATGGTGCGCGCCGTTAGAGGGCTGCATCGAAGCCCGCGTATCGTTCTGGTTGATGGTAATCACATTCCGGACCTGGAGATGGAGACCCACGCGGTTGTAGGTGGAGACGACCGCTTCCAGGCCATTTCGGCCGCTTCAATACTGGCGAAGGTAGAGAGGGACAGGATTATGTGTGAACTGGATGTCCTGTATCCGAACTACGGTTTCGCGCGCCACAAGGGATACCCGACGCCGGTGCACTTGCGGGCACTGAGGCAACATGGCGCAGCTCCGGTCCATCGGCGCAGTTTCGCTCCGGTTCGCCGCGTCCTCGGGCGCTAA